One window of Theropithecus gelada isolate Dixy chromosome 4, Tgel_1.0, whole genome shotgun sequence genomic DNA carries:
- the LOC112622194 gene encoding profilin-2-like isoform X2 has translation MAGWQSYVDNLMCDGCCQEAAIVGHYDAKYVRAATAGGIFQSIMPIEIDMIVGKDWEGFFTNGLTLGAKKCSVIRDSLYVDGDCAMDIRTKSQGGEPTYNVAVSRAGRALVIVMGKEGVHGGTLNKKAYEFALYLRRSDV, from the coding sequence ATGGCCGGTTGGCAGAGCTACGTGGATAATCTGATGTGCGATGGCTGCTGTCAGGAGGCCGCCATTGTCGGCCACTACGATGCCAAATACGTCCGGGCAGCCACGGCCGGGGGCATCTTTCAGAGCATTATGCCAATAGAAATAGATATGATTGTAGGAAAAGACTGGGAAGGTTTCTTTACCAATGGTTTGACTCTTGGCGCGAAGAAATGCTCAGTGATCAGAGATAGTCTATACGTCGATGGTGACTGCGCAATGGACATCCGCACAAAGAGTCAAGGTGGGGAGCCAACATACAATGTTGCTGTCAGCAGAGCTGGTAGAGCACTGGTTATAGTCATGGGAAAGGAAGGTGTCCACGGAGGCACACTTAACAAGAAAGCATATGAATTTGCTTTATACCTGAGGAGGTCTGATGTGTAA